CGTGTTCTGTTAGTTTGGAGCTACGATACGCAGGAAATGAAGGCTGAGAGGTCAAGAATAATTGTTTCACTTCTTAATTCGCTTAGGGAGATATTCGGCGATGTAGACCTCTGGAACCCGACAGAACAAGCTAGCGAAGAGAGAAAAAGAATTCCTTCGGTGGAAAAGTACCAGATGATTGTAGCCTGCAGCAAAGATGACCTAAATCTGTGCAAGACATCTATCAGAAGGACACCTGACCAAGTAGTGATATCTGCTTCAATACCGATTCAGAGTTACTAGGCTTGGATGACTTTTTAGCTGCTTGAAGGGACAAAAAGTCAATTCGAGCGAAAGGTCATATTCAGGCATAAGAGAGCTGGTTGCTCAGAAGAAGTTTAAGAGCAGAAGGGGAAGGGGATGAGATTTATGAAGCTCCTGTGGGCACTCAAGGCTTTGAACGAAATCCACTTAAGCAATAGGGATGCTGAGTGAAGCATGCTCAGAGTGGGTCTTGTTGGTGTCGGAGGCTGGGGGAAGAACCATGCCAGAGTTCTGAGCGAAATTGGAGCTCTTGCCTGTGTCTGTGATGTTGATTCAGCAAAGGCTGAGGAGTATGGAAAGAAGTATAATGTGCCCTACTACACTTCTGTAGATGACATGGTTTCGAGAGAGAAGATAAGTGTGGCTCACGTCTGCACTCCTACTACCACTCATTATAAAGTAAGCAAGAAGCTCCTGGAGGCAGGACTGCATGTATTTATCGAAAAACCAATCGCTGCAAGCGTGAAGGAAGGTACTGAGATAGCAGAGCTTGCAGAGAAGATGAAAAGGCTTGTGGGTGTTGGCTATATCGAGCGGTTCAACCCAGCAGTTATTCATCTGAAAAAGATAATAACCCAGAGAGAAGTTGGCGACCTTCTTGTAGCCGAATTCTATAGAGAGAACAGATGGGCTGGTGTCAAGGACGTGGGCATACTTCTTGATACATCGGTCCACGATATTGATACGGCTAGGTACATATTCTCTGAAGAGCCGTACCAGGTGTTCTGCAGAACAGGCAAGGTCATCGAGCCGCATGATGATTTTGCTGTGATGATGCTTTCTTTCAAGAGAAGCAGGACAGCAATTCTGGTGACAAACTGGGTCACCCCGAAGAAGGAGAGGCGTCTTTCAGCCATTCTCACTCAGGGTGTTGTTCGTTTGGATTTCGTCACAAGAGAGGTGAAGGTAGACACAGACTCGGGTTCTGCCACCTATCAGCATCAGTCAGAGGAGCCGTTGAAACTTGAGATCTCCAGTTTCATAGAAGCGGTGGAATCTGGCAAGAAGCCTGCTGTCGATGCAAGAGATGCGATAAAGACAAGTGCAATAGCTGAAGCGGCAGCATATTCAAGCAGAAAGGGTATGCCGGTTAACCTCGAACTTTAAAAGGCCAAACCAGGCTTGGAGGGGCGAGCATGACTGTTCAGAACTACATAGGTAAGAACGTTAAGCTCGGCAAGAACGTCAAGATTTGGCATTTTGCCTACGTTGGAGATGGAGCTGTTCTGGGAGACAACGTAATGATAGGTTCGCTTACACACGTGGACAGGGGTGTGAAGATTGGGAAGAATACTAGGGTCGAAGGCTGCGTCTACATCCCTCCCCTCACAGAAATTGGTGAAGATGTCTTCATAGGTCCG
This is a stretch of genomic DNA from Conexivisphaerales archaeon. It encodes these proteins:
- a CDS encoding Gfo/Idh/MocA family oxidoreductase, encoding MLRVGLVGVGGWGKNHARVLSEIGALACVCDVDSAKAEEYGKKYNVPYYTSVDDMVSREKISVAHVCTPTTTHYKVSKKLLEAGLHVFIEKPIAASVKEGTEIAELAEKMKRLVGVGYIERFNPAVIHLKKIITQREVGDLLVAEFYRENRWAGVKDVGILLDTSVHDIDTARYIFSEEPYQVFCRTGKVIEPHDDFAVMMLSFKRSRTAILVTNWVTPKKERRLSAILTQGVVRLDFVTREVKVDTDSGSATYQHQSEEPLKLEISSFIEAVESGKKPAVDARDAIKTSAIAEAAAYSSRKGMPVNLEL